TTGAACTGCTGCTGGGAAAGCACCGGCCTCGGATCATCCACAGTGGATTCCACAACGGACACCACATCCAGCGGGTAGCTCGGGGAATCCGCGTCCAGCAGTTCGATCGCGGCCAGTGCGAACGGGGACAGTGGCTGGTTCAGCGCGAAGTCGAACTGCAGGTCCACGGTGAGCCGCACGTACCGGCCGTCGGCGTCCGGCTCGGGCAGCCGCTCCACCACTCCCGCGGCCACCAGTGCCCGGTAGATCGCGATGGCGCGCAGGATGTGCCTGCGCTGGGCAGGCCGCGGCTCGTGATTGTCCTCCAGCAGGTGCCGCATCGCCTGGAAGGCGTTGCCCGGCCGGGAGATCACGTTCAGCAGCATCGAGTGGCTGACCTGGAAGCTGGAGGCCAGCGGCTCCGGGTCGGCGGCGATCAGCTTCTCGAACGTGCTCTCGGTCCAGTTGACGAACCCCTCCGGCGCCTTCTTGCGGACGATCTTGCGCTTCTTCTTCGGGTCGTCCCCCGCCTTCTCCAGCGCCTTGGCGTTCTCCACCACGTGCTCAGGGGCCTGCACCACCACGTAGCCGTCGGTGTCGAAACCCGCGCGGCCCGCCCTGCCCGCGATCTGGTGGAACTCGCGCGCCTTCAGATGCCGCTGGCGCACCCCGTCGAACTTGGTCAGCGCGGAGAACAGCACCGTGCGGATCGGCACGTTGATGCCGACCCCGAGGGTGTCCGTGCCACAGATCACCTTCAGCAGGCCGGACTGCGCGAGCTGCTCCACCAGCCGCCGGTATTTCGGCAGCATCCCGGCGTGGTGCACCCCGATGCCGTGCCGCACCAGCCTGGACAGCGTCTTGCCGAAGCCTGCCGAGAACCGGAAGTCGCCGATCGCCTCGGCGATGGCATCCTTCTCCGCCCTGGTCGAGGGGTTGATGCTCATCAGCGCCTGCGCCCGCTCCACCGCCGCGGCCTGCGCGAAGTGCACGATGTAGACCGGGGCCTGGCCCCCGGACAGCAGCTCCGAGATGGTCTCGTGCATCGGGGTCAGCGCGTACCGGAAGGTCAGCGGCACCGGGCGCTGGGCCGAGGTGACCACCGCGGTGGACCGGCCGGTACGCCTGGTCAGGTCCTTCTCGAAGAAGGAGACGTCGCCAAGGGTCGCCGACATCAGCACGAACTGGGCCTTCGGCAGCTCCAGTAGCGGCACCTGCCAGGCCCAGCCGCGGTCCGGCTCGGCGTAGAAGTGGAACTCGTCCGCCACCACCTGGCCTACCGGGGCGTCCGCACCGTAGCGCAACGCGATGTTCGCCAAGATTTCCGCGGTGCAGCAGATGATCGGGGCGTCGGCGTTGACGCTGGAGTCGCCGGTCATCATGCCAACGTTGTCCGCGCCGAAGGTCTCGATCAGGTCGAAGAACTTCTCCGAGACCAGGGCCTTGATCGGCGCGGTGTAGAAGCTGCGCCTGCCGGCGGCCAGGGCCGCGAAATGGGCACCGACCGCGACTAAACTCTTGCCCGATCCGGTCGGGGTGGAGAGGATAACGTTAGCCCCCGACACGACCTCGATCAGCGCCTCCTCCTGCGCCGGGTACAGCTCGATGCCACGCCCGGCGGTCCAGGTGGAGAAGGCGTCGAACAGGGCATCGGGCTCGGGATCGGCGGGCAGCAGTTGACTAAGTGAGGAAGTCGAGTCAGTCATCGTGTCCTAGATCGTGCCATCCGCGGCGCGAGACACGAGGGGTGATCGCGGCCGATGAGCGGAACCCGTAGGCTTCGACGCAGACGCGCTCGGGCCGGGGGAACACTCTCGCACGCGCGCACGGTGCGGTAACCGGAGGGTCGTAATGGCACAGGACATCATCCCGATCGAACTCGGGCTCCCACAGGGTGACCTGGTGACGCTGTGGGCCCCGCGCTGGCGGGAGGACGGCGAGGAATGGGAGGCGTTCCTCGGCGACGAGGAGGACTTGTACGCCTTCCCGGACGCCGCGCACCTGGCCGCGTTCGTCCGAACGGCCGAACAGCATGACCTGATCGACCACCCGGCCTGGCAGGTCGTCCCGGCGCTGAACGTGCCCGAGCTGATCCCGGACGACGACCACTCCTACGACCTGGTCGGCGTGCCCGAGCTGGTCGCGGAGCAGCCCGACTCGTGGACGATCGGCGAGCTCGCCGAGATCGTCGGCATCGTGCGCTCACTCGCCGATGTGTGTGAGCTGGACGAGGTGCACGAGGTACTCGACTCCTGCGAGGGTTTCTCGCTGCTGGAGCAGGGCAGGCTGCCGTTCACCGGCCGCGAGGGCGAGCGGCTGTGGACCGACCTCTCCGGCGCGGTCTCCGAGAAGTGGGACGTCGTGCTGGACGCGGTCGACCAGCTGGTCACCGTCCCCAGCGTGGACGCCGCCAAGCTGGAGGAGACCGCCGAGGAGCTGGCCGCGTTCCACGAGGAGTCCGCCGAGTCCGAGGTGGGCATCGAGTCCAGGGACGACGATCTGGACACAGTGGACGAGGCCGATGGCGACCAGGACGAGGACGACGAGGACCAGCCCGCGGGCTTCTGGGTCGAGGTCGGTATCGATCCGATTAAGATCGTGACCCCGGAGAAGGAGTACTACACCCTTCGCTGCTACCTCGACGACGAGCCGATCTTCCTCGGCTCCGGCGGTGAGATCGACGTGTACGGCTCGCCGAAGGCGCTGGCCAGGGCGCTCGCCGACGGCAAGGAGTTCGCGGACTCCGACCTCGCCGAAGTGTCCACATGGGACGAGGTGCTGACCAAGGCGACCGCGGGCGAGCTGGACCTCGAGGTCGACCAGGACAACACCTACGTGCTGGCCGGGCTGGACGAGGACATCGCCGAGGGCATCGACGCCATCGACCCCACCCAGCTGGAGCTGGCCGTCGAACTGCTCACCGACGCGGCGGACTGGGCAGGCGACGACTCGGTGGCCACCGCGCTGGCGACCTCGGAGAGCCTTGGCTGGCTGGTGTCCTTCGTGCTCAAGCCGGACCCGACCCGGCTGGCGCCCAGCCCGCCGTTCGACGCCGAGCAGGGCGCCTGGCGCAAGCTGGTGGAGTCGTTCGAGGACCGGCTGCGGGTTCACTGAGCCACCCGCTGCGCCGGGTGCTCCGAGCGGACCGGGACCAGCCGGACGGCGAGCACCGGGAAGACCGCTGCCAGCGCGAAGGCCAGGGCGTAGCGCGACTCCCCGATCACCAGCCCGAGCAGGGGCGGGGTGAGCGCGGCGGCCAGGTTCTGCGCGGTGTTCTGCGCGCCCATCGCCCGGCCTGCCCAGGATGCCCCGGCCAGCTCGGCCGATGCGGTGAAGCCGAGCCCGTTGTCGCTCACCGTGATCACCGCGGCGAGTGCCAGCGCCAGCGGCACCAGCCAGGGCAGGCCGGCGTCGCCGAGCGCCAGCAGCAGCATCACCGCCGCGCTGGCCACCGCCAGCAGCCGCATCGGGCGCAGCCTGCTGCCCGCCCGGTCCGACCAGTAGCCCGCGACCAGCCTGCCCACGGCGCCGAGACCCTGCACCACCGCAAGGAACCAGCCCGCGGCCAGTGGGCTCCAGTCCCGCACCGCCACCAGGTACACCGGGGCGAAGGCGGAGACCGCGAACTGCGGCACCACCAGTAGTGCGCTCGCGCCGTGCAGCCGCCACAGCGTGGCCTCGCGGTACGGCGAGACCGGACGGGCCGCGCCGGCCCCCGGTTCCGGCCGCGGTGGGTCGGTGACCAGCGCGGCCACCAGCACCGAGACCAGCACCGCGAGCCCGGCGGGCAGCAGCAGCGCTGCCCGGAAGCCCCATTCCGCGGCCAGTGCGGGCAGGGTGAGCGCGGCCAGTCCCACGCCGAGCGGTTGCGCGGTCTGCCGGACGCCCATCGCCAGCCCGCGTTCGGCCGCGCCGAACCAGCCGAGCACCACCCGGCCGCTGGCCGCGTTCACCGCGGCGGTGCTCGCACCTGCCAGCAGGAACATCCCGGCCAGCAGACCGACCGGGTGGCTGCCGGCAGCGGCGAAGGCCAGCAGCAGCCCGGATGCGCCCAGCCCGGCGGCCATCACCACCCGCTCGCCGTAGCGGTCGGTGAGCGCTCCCCAGGCGACCAGGGTCAGCAGCAGCCCCGCGCTGGGCGCGGCCACCACCGCGCCCACCGTGGCGAGCGAGAGGCCCTCGGCGGCGCGCATGGCCGGGGCCAGGAACGGCAGGCCGTAGAGGAAGGCGCAACTGGCCGTCTGCGCGGCGAGGCCGAGCCCGAGTACCAGCCAGCGCCGGCCGGCAGGGGCGGCGAGCTGCACGATGACCCTCCCAGAATATAGGAAGAACGTCCTATATTCTGGATATTACTTTGCATGGCTAACCACCACAAGCAGTGGCGCAATAAATTACCGACAGGAAACCCCCGAACGGGGGAGGAATATCGTTAGCTCAGTAACTTGGCGTAGCCGGGCTTGATGACGTTGTTGATCAAATCCAGCCGCTGATCGAAATCGAGAAAGGCCGATTTCATGGCATTGATCGTGAACCACTGAATGTCCGCCCACCCGTAACCGAACGCGTCCACCAGCTCGGCGAACTCCGAGGACAGCGTGCACCCGCTCATCAGGCGGTTGTCGGTGTTGATGGTGACCCGGAAGCGCAGCCGCGCGAGCAGGCCGATCGGGTGCTCGCCGATCGAGGGGGCGGCCCCGGTCTGCACGTTGGAGGAGGGGCAGATCTCCAGCGGAATCCGCCGGTCCCGGACGTACCCGGCCAGCCGCCCGAGATGCACCTCGCCCTGCGCGTCGGTCTTGATGTCGTCGACGATCCGCACCCCGTGGCCGAGCCGCTCGGCACCACAGTGCTGGATGGCCTCCCAGATCGAGGCAAGGCCGAACGCCTCACCAGCATGGATGGTGAAGTGCGCGTTGCTGGTGCGCAGGTACTCGAAGGCGTCAAGGTTCCTGGTGGGCGGGAAGCCGGCCTCCGGCCCCGCGATGTCGAACCCGGCCACGCCCACGTCCCGGTAACGCACGGCGAGCTCGGCGATCTCCTGCGCCCTCGCGTGCTGGCGCATGGCGCACAGCAGGGTCGCCATGTGGATCCGGCGGCCCCGCTGGGCGGCCCGGCGGGTGCCCTCGGCGAAGCCCTCCTGCACCGCCTCGACCACCGCATCGAGGGACAGCCCCTGCTCGACGAACAACTCCGGGGCGTACCGGACCTCGGCATACACCACACCGTCGTCCGCGAGGTCCTCCGCGGCCTCCGCGGCCACCCTGACCAGCGCATCCGCCGTCTGCATCACGCCGCAGGTATGCGCGAAGGTCTCCAGGTACGATTCCAGCGACCCGGAGTTGGCCGCCGCCTCGAACCACCGGCCCAGCTCGGCGACGTCGGTGGTCGGCAGGCCCCGGTAGCCGGTGGCCTCGGCCAGCTCGGCCACGGTCTGCGGGCGCAGCCCGCCGTCCAGATGGTCGTGCAGCAGGACCTTGGGGGCGGTACGGATGGACTCCAGGGTGGGGGTGGGGGCAAGATCCGACATGCCCTCACACTACCGAGCCCCGGATGGACCTGGGGTTTCACCTACAGGGGGTGCCCTGGCCCGAGTCTCATCCTCAACCTAACCCTCAGCCCGCCGCCGCCCCGCCGGCATTGGGCCATCGGGGTTGCGCACGTCATTCACATATTCGCGGGGCGGATACTCACAGCAATTCGACGGTAGCTAGGCTTCCGCCCACGTCCCATCTTTCCCCGCCGATGAAGGACTCCGCAGTGACCACTGACAACAACCTTGCTCCGTCCTTCGACC
The sequence above is drawn from the Amycolatopsis aidingensis genome and encodes:
- a CDS encoding DEAD/DEAH box helicase gives rise to the protein MTDSTSSLSQLLPADPEPDALFDAFSTWTAGRGIELYPAQEEALIEVVSGANVILSTPTGSGKSLVAVGAHFAALAAGRRSFYTAPIKALVSEKFFDLIETFGADNVGMMTGDSSVNADAPIICCTAEILANIALRYGADAPVGQVVADEFHFYAEPDRGWAWQVPLLELPKAQFVLMSATLGDVSFFEKDLTRRTGRSTAVVTSAQRPVPLTFRYALTPMHETISELLSGGQAPVYIVHFAQAAAVERAQALMSINPSTRAEKDAIAEAIGDFRFSAGFGKTLSRLVRHGIGVHHAGMLPKYRRLVEQLAQSGLLKVICGTDTLGVGINVPIRTVLFSALTKFDGVRQRHLKAREFHQIAGRAGRAGFDTDGYVVVQAPEHVVENAKALEKAGDDPKKKRKIVRKKAPEGFVNWTESTFEKLIAADPEPLASSFQVSHSMLLNVISRPGNAFQAMRHLLEDNHEPRPAQRRHILRAIAIYRALVAAGVVERLPEPDADGRYVRLTVDLQFDFALNQPLSPFALAAIELLDADSPSYPLDVVSVVESTVDDPRPVLSQQQFKARGEAVAEMKAQGMEYEERMALLEEVTYPKPLAEMLDAAYETYRQGHPWVADYELSPKSVVRDMYERAMNFTEYVNFYSLARSEGLVLRYLANTYDALRHTVPDEAKTEPLQDLIEWLGELVRQVDSSLLDEWEALRHPGEREEARAALPEGPPPVTANERAFRVLVRNQMFRRVELAAREAYEQLGELDADSGWDADAWEDALADYFDEHGEIGTGPDARGPALLLIERETEVWRVRQILDDPEGDHDWGISAEVDLPASDEAGAAVLRITRVDQL
- a CDS encoding primosomal protein — its product is MAQDIIPIELGLPQGDLVTLWAPRWREDGEEWEAFLGDEEDLYAFPDAAHLAAFVRTAEQHDLIDHPAWQVVPALNVPELIPDDDHSYDLVGVPELVAEQPDSWTIGELAEIVGIVRSLADVCELDEVHEVLDSCEGFSLLEQGRLPFTGREGERLWTDLSGAVSEKWDVVLDAVDQLVTVPSVDAAKLEETAEELAAFHEESAESEVGIESRDDDLDTVDEADGDQDEDDEDQPAGFWVEVGIDPIKIVTPEKEYYTLRCYLDDEPIFLGSGGEIDVYGSPKALARALADGKEFADSDLAEVSTWDEVLTKATAGELDLEVDQDNTYVLAGLDEDIAEGIDAIDPTQLELAVELLTDAADWAGDDSVATALATSESLGWLVSFVLKPDPTRLAPSPPFDAEQGAWRKLVESFEDRLRVH
- a CDS encoding MFS transporter — translated: MVQLAAPAGRRWLVLGLGLAAQTASCAFLYGLPFLAPAMRAAEGLSLATVGAVVAAPSAGLLLTLVAWGALTDRYGERVVMAAGLGASGLLLAFAAAGSHPVGLLAGMFLLAGASTAAVNAASGRVVLGWFGAAERGLAMGVRQTAQPLGVGLAALTLPALAAEWGFRAALLLPAGLAVLVSVLVAALVTDPPRPEPGAGAARPVSPYREATLWRLHGASALLVVPQFAVSAFAPVYLVAVRDWSPLAAGWFLAVVQGLGAVGRLVAGYWSDRAGSRLRPMRLLAVASAAVMLLLALGDAGLPWLVPLALALAAVITVSDNGLGFTASAELAGASWAGRAMGAQNTAQNLAAALTPPLLGLVIGESRYALAFALAAVFPVLAVRLVPVRSEHPAQRVAQ
- a CDS encoding adenosine deaminase, which translates into the protein MSDLAPTPTLESIRTAPKVLLHDHLDGGLRPQTVAELAEATGYRGLPTTDVAELGRWFEAAANSGSLESYLETFAHTCGVMQTADALVRVAAEAAEDLADDGVVYAEVRYAPELFVEQGLSLDAVVEAVQEGFAEGTRRAAQRGRRIHMATLLCAMRQHARAQEIAELAVRYRDVGVAGFDIAGPEAGFPPTRNLDAFEYLRTSNAHFTIHAGEAFGLASIWEAIQHCGAERLGHGVRIVDDIKTDAQGEVHLGRLAGYVRDRRIPLEICPSSNVQTGAAPSIGEHPIGLLARLRFRVTINTDNRLMSGCTLSSEFAELVDAFGYGWADIQWFTINAMKSAFLDFDQRLDLINNVIKPGYAKLLS